The sequence GCCGAACCGGTGGCCGACGCCCGCAGCATCCGCTGGGCGGCCGGTCAGTGTTTGAAGCGGGCGGTGTTGGAGCGGCGCTTGCGACTGCTGGGGGTGCGGGTGGGCAGTTTGAGGCGCTTGGGGCACTGAGGCGGGGTGCGGGTCAACGCCGCGTCGGCAAGCGCCAAAGCCACGTGCCGACGATCACACAACTGATGACCGGCGCCAGCTTCCACCACGAAGCAATGGCCCACCAGGCGATGGCACAGCTCAACGCCATCATCACCGTGGCGGCTTGTTTGGCGCGCAGGGGCACGGCGCGGGTGGCGCGCCAGTCGTGAACGATGGGGCCGAGTTGGGGGTGTTCCAGCAGCCAGCGCTCCCAGCGTTCGGAGCCCCGCGAAAAACAATACGCCGCCAGCAGCACAAAGGGCGTGGTGGGCAGCAGCGGCAGAAAAATGCCGATGAAGCCGGTGAGCAGCGCCAGCCAACCGGCGATCAGCCACAGGGGGCGCAGCCAGCGGGTGCGGGTGGTGATAGGAACGTCGGGCGGG is a genomic window of Vitreoscilla filiformis containing:
- a CDS encoding YbaN family protein, which gives rise to MKPFPPDVPITTRTRWLRPLWLIAGWLALLTGFIGIFLPLLPTTPFVLLAAYCFSRGSERWERWLLEHPQLGPIVHDWRATRAVPLRAKQAATVMMALSCAIAWWAIASWWKLAPVISCVIVGTWLWRLPTRR